The Euphorbia lathyris chromosome 2, ddEupLath1.1, whole genome shotgun sequence genome includes a window with the following:
- the LOC136219412 gene encoding inosine triphosphate pyrophosphatase yields the protein MAGKVVISRPVTFVTGNNKKLEEVRSIIGKSIPLRSRKIDLPELQGTPEAISKQKAVLAAEEVKGPVLVEDTCLCYNAFKGLPGPYIKWFLDSTGVEGLHNLLKAYDDKSAYALCVFSFALGPGSEPITFQGKTMGEIVPPKGPRDFGWDPVFKPDGYDLTFAEMPKEEKNKISHRYRALEMVKAHFAEGGYVFEIEEEANNTEQKADENSKQDAAVKNDVAAEKNDHAAEDKVVTADENAEAAETNNSETDDSTLPKRKREDGEVLENAEEDANGKKLKAEV from the exons ATGGCAGGCAAAGTTGTGATTTCACGGCCGGTGACCTTCGTTACCGGAAACAATAAGAAGCTGGAGGAAGTTCGCTCCATTATAGGCAAATCTATTCCTCTACGATCTCGGAAAATTGATC TTCCTGAACTCCAAGGAACACCTGAAGCGATCTCCAAACAAAAAGCTGTTTTAGCTGCTGAGGAG GTGAAGGGACCTGTGTTGGTGGAGGATACCTGTCTCTGCTATAACGCCTTCAAGGGCCTTCCAG GGCCATATAT CAAGTGGTTTCTGGACAGTACTGGAGTTGAAG GTCTGCATAACTTGCTGAAGGCTTATGATGATAAATCAGCTTATGCACTTTGTGTATTTTCATTTGCCCTTGGACCTGGTTCTGAACCTATTACATTCCAGGGCAAAACAATG GGTGAGATAGTTCCTCCAAAGGGGCCTAGGGATTTTGGATGGGATCCAGTCTTCAAACCTGATGGCTATGATCTAAC TTTTGCAGAAATGCCTAAGGAAGAGAAGAACAAGATTTCACACCGTTATAGGGCTCTAGAAATGGTGAAAGCTCACTTTGCTGAAGGAGGATATGTTTTTGAGATTGAAGAAGAGGCCAACAATACTGAGCAAAAAGCTGATGAAAACAGTAAGCAAGATGCTGCCGTAAAGAATGATGTTGCTGCAGAAAAGAATGACCATGCTGCAGAGGATAAAGTTGTTACTGCAGATGAGAATGCTGAAGCTGCTGAAACAAACAATAGTGAAACAGATGATTCCACCCTTCCAAAGA GGAAAAGAGAAGATGGTGAAGTCTTGGAAAATGCAGAAGAGGATGCAAATGGGAAAAAGCTGAAGGCAGAAGTGTAA
- the LOC136219411 gene encoding probable pectate lyase 8 encodes MAVPHFKLICVSAAVLLLLLVGAFATSRFDGISALHRNVETEKLQSSENSSMAVSTGQEETEEWKSEHAVDNPEEVVSMVEMSIRNSTERRRLGYFSCGTGNPIDDCWRCDPNWHKNRKRLAECGIGFGRNAVGGRDGRYYVVTDAGDDDPVNPKPGTLRHAVIQDEPLWIVFKRDMVIQLKQELIMNSFKTIDGRGTNVHIANGACITVQFVTNIIIHGLHIHDCKPTGNAMVRSSPSHYGWRTMADGDAISIFGSSHIWVDHNSLSHCADGLVDAVMGSTAITVSNNHFTHHNEVMLLGHSDSYTKDKQMQVTIAYNHFGEGLIQRMPRCRHGYFHVVNNDYTHWEMYAIGGSANPTINSQGNRYNAPLNPFAKEVTKRVETAATQWRGWNWRSEGDLLLNGAYFTPSGAGASASYARASSLGAKSSTMVGSMTANSGALGCKRGRTC; translated from the exons ATGGCGGTTCCtcatttcaaattgatttgtgTTTCTGCGGCGGTGCTTCTTCTTTTGCTTGTTGGCGCTTTTGCCACTTCACGATTCGACGGGATCTCTGCTCTTCACCG GAATGTAGAAACAGAGAAGTTACAGAGCTCTGAAAACTCATCAATGGCAGTAAG tACTGGGCAAGAAGAGACAGAGGAATGGAAAAGTGAGCATGCTGTTGATAACCCGGAAGAGGTGGTTTCAATGGTGGAGAT GAGCATCCGGAACAGTACTGAAAGGAGAAGGCTTGGATATTTCTCATGTGGTACAGGTAACCCAATTGATGATTGCTGGCGGTGTGATCCAAACTGGCACAAAAACCGTAAGCGTCTTGCTGAGTGTGGGATTGGGTTTGGAAGAAATGCCGTCGGAGGCCGTGACGGTCGCTACTATGTTGTTACTGACGCCGGTGACGATGACCCTGTTAACCCAAAGCCTGGAACTTTACGTCATGCTGTGATTCAGGATGAGCCTTTGTGGATTGTGTTTAAAAGGGATATGGTGATTCAATTGAAACAGGAACTTATCATGAATAGCTTTAAAACCATTGATGGGCGTGGTACTAATGTCCATATTGCAAATGGAGCTTGCATCACTGTCCAATTTGTTACGAATATTATAATTCATGGTCTGCACATTCATGACTGTAAGCCCACTGGGAATGCTATGGTGAGAAGTTCACCGAGTCATTATGGGTGGAGGACAATGGCAGATGGTGATGCCATATCCATATTTGGGTCAAGCCATATTTGGGTTGATCACAATTCGCTTTCCCATTGCGCTGATGGTCTTGTTGATGCTGTCATGGGTTCTACTGCAATTACTGTCTCCAACAACCACTTCACCCACCATAATGAG GTTATGCTATTGGGACACAGTGATTCCTACACAAAAGACAAGCAGATGCAAGTTACCATCGCTTATAACCATTTTGGGGAGGGACTTATCCAGCGAATGCCAAG GTGTAGACATGGTTACTTCCATGTGGTAAACAATGATTACACCCACTGGGAGATGTATGCAATTGGAGGAAGTGCAAATCCCACCATTAACAGCCAAGGAAACAGATACAATGCACCACTTAACCCTTTTGCAAAGGAG GTGACAAAGAGGGTGGAAACAGCAGCAACCCAATGGAGGGGCTGGAATTGGAGGTCAGAAGGAGATCTACTGCTGAATGGTGCATACTTTACTCCATCTGGAGCAGGAGCCTCAGCTAGCTATGCACGTGCTTCAAGTTTGGGTGCCAAGTCTTCTACCATGGTTGGTTCTATGACTGCTAATTCTGGTGCACTCGGTTGCAAAAGGGGCCGCACCTGCTAA